The Salmo salar chromosome ssa06, Ssal_v3.1, whole genome shotgun sequence genome window below encodes:
- the hsp11 gene encoding Heat shock protein Hsp-16.1/Hsp-16.11 encodes MTQSAAPAIESIFGNDPFFSQERMVFPPIHHQALSGVQEDFFQRRSNLASDLLKELRDGLPSMHQLHERAHLRMGSPFLERRITGVPAAAQSQLAETGRSHSPLALSLNAQGFNPEDITVKLDGRRLAVVAMKQAKAEEAKSTSSATSSCSFSSSSSQQKGFVQKIDLPAHLDLTALTCSLGEDGQLRIEAPIAAPQLEAPTEEQEVPLHFRTSLDVPIAKGNMEESTTVKTSKP; translated from the coding sequence ATGACTCAGTCCGCCGCCCCAGCAATCGAGAGCATCTTTGGAAACGATCCTTTCTTCAGTCAGGAGAGGATGGTCTTCCCCCCCATCCACCACCAGGCCCTCTCCGGAGTCCAAGAGGACTTCTTTCAGAGGAGGTCCAACCTGGCCAGTGATCTCCTCAAGGAGCTCCGCGATGGGCTCCCCAGTATGCACCAGCTGCACGAGAGGGCCCACCTCCGAATGGGCTCCCCATTCCTGGAGAGGAGGATCACAGGAGTTCCAGCAGCAGCacagagccagctggctgagacaGGCCGGAGCCACAGCCCCTTGGCCCTGAGCCTAAACGCTCAGGGCTTCAACCCAGAAGACATCACAGTCAAGCTGGATGGACGGAGGCTAGCCGTGGTGGCCATGAAACAGGCCAAAGCAGAAGAGGCTAAATCCACCTCCTCAGCCACCTCTTCCtgctccttttcctcctcctcgtccCAACAGAAAGGCTTTGTCCAGAAAATTGACCTGCCTGCCCACCTAGACCTGACAGCCTTGACCTGTTCTCTGGGAGAAGATGGACAGCTGAGGATCGAAGCACCTATAGCCGCCCCCCAGCTGGAAGCCCCTACAGAGGAGCAGGAGGTCCCCCTCCACTTCAGAACTTCCCTGGACGTACCCATAGCCAAGGGAAACATGGAAGAGTCTACAacagtgaagacctcaaaacCTTGA